tatgccattgcaaggatgatatataaaatcaaaatttattttattgcggaaaaatttgtccttacaatgcaactcattgaaaaacttatgctaatacatctttcttagcaatctaattctaactctaagtagtagcttaagaatctaatcttcgagaaatgcgatcgaaatccattccttcacggttagattctgctcacttcttcctttaagcttcctttcttttcttcgatcctacaaaacatcaattgtaatcttatcacattatgtactAAGAATCTAGAatggaagcttaaaagagttagttaatggattttacctacaTTAGagtcatacgtttcgactctcccatctcttagatctcttaggtaaatggggcagcttcgtctccaatgccctttctcttggcaataaaagcaaattgacttttttggaacatgacatggaactactttagacatttcctttctcttatgatcaaacctttcgatcatagcatgcctttcgttgccatcgtctatatccatagaggtcttgaaggcagattcaccaatcaactttgcctttctattgcgccaaaccattgttgattcagcagcaataagcatataggtgagatctataagggtcacgtcgcggttcatcatatagtactctcttacgaactcactatatgagttaggaagtgactgaagaacccaatcaacagccatttcctcacagacaacgaatccctatattcttaacctatcaatgtgtgacttcatccctaggacgtgtgcacacaccgattttccttctttatgtttacttgccaaaagggcttgagtgatcttgaatttttcaaggctttgaacttgtgggttagggagaataatttgaggaggaggaggaagtgaagtatgatctcttgttcctcgatcgaatcgtggaatatcatcttcatgtggaatgcttgttccacgggatttgggaaaaccataattgtcgaactttgacatctacaatacgggagaaaacaaattcaagttagttgattgaatgagtccttagcaattcacccaaatgaaatactaaggctaggacccaacacaatattctacaactcaggagagggatgtcgtaacccttattgcagaatatttgaaggtaagtgaatgacgattcactaatttccaccacgaaaaacaaaaaagaaatttaagttttaaatctatgaaaactcctagatcctttgaaattcattgaactttcaatggcatgtttaaatctcgatatgcccctcttgtttgtgattgggatgccgaggatcacaaagcgggtgtgaataaccatgcaaacttacatggtgccctcacatgttacaatcatctattcgatgtgccggtaaaccacacacgctccaccaaactatgacaaacattgagtcaccctttgctacctttgcttagaaccatttagtgtgccggtaaaccacacatgctccactaacgtcttcacaagggcacaaagtgtaatttcatggatttgcatcaattcacttttgcctatgtaactaagattgggaattttatgaaaacatttagttactttaataattcattatacttataatggaaggtttcgtcgtatcctacccgttcggctaacgaccctccactagtcaagactgcggtgggtaagagtggatacccattcaatcgccattttataggcaatttccttaaacaccccttatacaccagcttcgtgaatgaggcctactaacggtaagactgacttttactcatacatatatataatgttagacttttaatgttatatatagtatagggtgtattttacacttttaaaatattaggtggtctaatttaacaattatacttttaattcaattaaattgtaaacctaaacttttatggatttattaaacctcttttaattatacaccttaattaattaataaaaccataagggtgtgatttgaaccttttcaaaacaatactagagttttagaatttaacattcctaattaaacttttaatcaacttttaaattccaaaacttgagggcaagttttgaaacctttttcaaaacattagggtttcaactatttaaatttcaaaacaacaaaacttttgggttcaaatttaaattataaaacctaaaggggaaaatatgaaacatttcataacaacaaggatcaaataacaaataatctaaattaacatttaattacataattatccatatttgatttatttaatgatttcttgcaaaacaatttatcaatttaatcaaaataatttaaacaattatcacataaggaaacaattatcttattaattgataaatatcttcaattagatcaaaaatatagtcaaatataccatataatcggattaatattgatctaacatgataaggtaactatccataagcaaaaacagcaagaaatcgcgaagatatccccatctgaagagttgactcgtcgagtcaagcttggactcgtcgagtctgcatggactcggcgagtccagcctccagaaacccaaaaaacgaattttccatttatacaatgcatcaatacaattgaaaccaagctaggctctgataccactgatgggttttggtcataagacatcctatgtgctcatacaaaccctaatgcttggatctaggtttctctattgtacatgctttgaatccaagactataaaccctaaatctagcatacaagtaatcatattagatattagaataggtttataatattaccttgattgttatgtagcaataacaatcccaattcctccttgaattgactttggaaggcttagagtcacaagtgtcactcctctaatggcttacaaacaccataagcaagaggatgaagaggagagaggatggaggttgcccaaaacgtgttctaaccctagaaaagatgttccccacgtttttgagccttaagggttctatttatagtgaggctattagggttatctaacaaggaaaccctaatttggttgcttaagccctaagcaacccatagactcctttaatcaagcccttggacgatttccttatgggcttcccataagaattcgtccacctcttgatttaagacaatccatggcccaaattgcaattatcttataattacaattccagtcccttaagtttaattaatctcttttagtcacaaaactaattaccaattaattattgactaatattaattaaacaatatgatttctcctttaatatatcattcccataatatattaataaatcatatttaatcctttctctccataattcatcctatcaagttgctttggtgaaggcaacccaaaaggaccatgcaccatcaggtcaagtacataccaaaatagttatggacttagacactaatccaacatttgatTCTTTCAATAAGGGATTATGGTCTGGGCACGTCTTCAGTTTGTGGTTGGCTAGATTTTACAGCAGCTAAAATTTGATCAACCTTGTCTTGTAGGCTTAGAAATTCTTTCCTAGGAACtccattttcttcttctttttcttctccttGGGTTTTGATGTGGAGTTTTGGGATCCGcttgattcttcttcttcatcgaaGATCATAATCAGATCATTTGATGGCTTCGTTTGATTGACTTCATTCATGTCTGTATCATCAAAGCCAAAAGTAGGTCCGGAACTGACTTCAATTACGTTTCTGTCATCTTGGGATTCTTGAACAATTTTTATTAGAGGGGGCTTGGAGGGTCCTACACCATCGGGAATGGACTGAGTGTTGCGGATGGTCTCAGCCATTACGGTCATCCAATCTTCATTCTTGACAATGGTTGCTATGGTGTTGGCATTATTGATTGCGTCTGCCCAGTACTTAGTCACGATTTGGATTTCTTTCTCCTTTTGTTGAAGCTGTTTTGTTTGTTGATCCTTCCTTGCTTGAAATGCCCTGCGGAAAGCTTCATATTTTTTTACTTCGGATTCAGTAGATGGTTTATACTGAATCCTAGAGTCATCAAAATCATACCCATCAATTCCTTGATGTCGCAccgaggtgtcccttgggttcacggatccttgcacattggtgctcaccgtgcctaaccGACATATTTGTaaggtaagcagagtaggatttcctgaggtTCCACAGTCTCCTTGACCCgtagtcaagtttggcctcggctcagttctggcaaGGACTGAAGAATTGTCCTGCAGTTGGGAAGGTGTATTTAGTGTATGGATGATAGAATCAAGTATGGAGCACAACTCTTGTTCCTTAAAGAAATgaagtcgggaagccctggagaccttagggcgagaacCAATTATATCCTCTTGGGATTTAGTTGGAGGTGAGTCTCCTCGATCTGATGAAACGTGCACACTTTCTGTGCCCGAGTGGCGAGAAAGGGTTGTTGCAAATGGGTATGCGGGgaccccaaggactaccggagtcTTTTGAGAGACTTTGGTATCAGTCTGATTGCGTATATGGCTAGGACTAGGGTTTGTTTTTCGTTCTTGAGGATAAGAACTGGGGCAGAGTCATCATCAGACTCATCTTCAATATTGACTGTGGGGGTCTGAATTGGATCAGAATCTTCATCATAAGATACAACATGCCTGAGTTTGCGTTTTTTGGATGGTTCTATGTTCTTGGATGTTCCACATTTCTTGGACTTGCCATGGGAGGTTTTTCTTGAAGAAAGCTTCTTAAGTCTTCTAGAGGGTGGAATGGAagattatgtggtagtagtgggTGATGCGGTACTTTAAGGGCCATGAGGGTCTGTCGAGGCTAATATAGACTGACGAGGTAGAGGCGAGGTAGAAatgtatgggtcaataccttccgtgACCTCTATGTGATCCGTGACGATTTGAGTTTCAAGTCCAACAGTAGTCAAGATGTGTATAGGTAAGCATCTTAGAGGTCCAAAAATAGATTGATCTTTAGAATGAGGGTACCTTTTGAGATCACGagtgacaaagaagttgatgtcgtTGCCCATGTTGATCTGTGCGTCACGGTGGAGGTTTGAAATGCATAAGGACCAGAATCTTGCAAAAGTGAGCTCTGCAGGGTTTGCTTTTGGATTTTCCTTAGGGATGTATTGAAGAAAATCATCCCATATGATCTGACCATAGTTGACATCGTGGCTAGTGAAAATGCTCCACACCAATTCGAGTAGCTTGAGGCCCATGTTATTTGTGCCTCCGGTTCTTCCTGACAGACTGCGGATGACAAAGTGGAAAACAAACTGCCATACCAAAGGCAACTaattcttcttgaattcaccTATCCTTTTGAGCTTTTTCTGGTACCCCATCTGGTAGATTGAAGTGATGATGTCCGACACACTTGGAGAGAAGAACTTTGTAGAAGGATGCACCAAAAGGTTAATTGCGTTCAGAAATTTAtatttggtcaagatgaccaaagaatcatcaaCTAAGTTCATACGAACTTCTTGCAGGTTGTTTAGGGGGCGAAATGTCGAGAATGCACACTTCAAAAGGGTTGAAATTGGAACCACATTGGTGAATGAGTCAAATGGTCCAAACAGAGGGTGATttgagatgaacttgatcatgagaCGAATGGATTCATTGTAGGATGAGTGATCTTCAAAGGTAGCCCTAAAATTGCTCGAAGCAATTGATGGTGATTGGTTTCTTGTAGCGGAATCAGAACCAGTAGGTTGAGCGAAACCAAAAACTTTGGATTGCTTCTTTGAAATGCCAGACTTCACCATTTTTGAAAAAAGTTTGAAGAACTTGCAAAAAAAAACTTGAGTGCATGAgggtgaagaagatgaagatcgtCATAGTAAGTTCAGAAAGCGTAAAGCTTTCTTAGGGTGGGTAAAAAGGTTTATATAGAGCCGGATTTCAAAAGTTTATGGTTTTTACCCTATATGTGGTGGTTAAGGATAAAAACCCTTGGCTTTTAGTCATTATCAGCCACAAATAAAATAAATGCAAAGGAgtttaattttgttgtttttaaaaAAAGCATTTAATGAAAATGTCAGGCCCATAATCACACATTTGAGGAACATGTGGTGAAGGGCGTTAGTCCGTTGACTTAAGGTGGAATTTGAATGGACTTGACATATTGGGGCAAAGAGAATTGACAGTTTAAGGAAAAAGATTTCTTTTATGGAAAACCGATTTATTTGGTATCAAACCCAAAATAGGtctgacaaaaagattatttgaAAAGAAAAAGGAATTGAAACATGCTGTGCTACACAACGAATATTTTTTCAGAATGTTTTTTGTATTAAAtaaaggatcattaaatagcacacaaagttCCGGGGAATTATGAAGTAGTTGAAGATGCTTTAAGTGCAACTACAGATTGAGCAGCCATTGTGGATTGGATCATGATTGCGGATAAAATTCATCATTGCGGTGGATGGTAAAGAGACTGCGGTAGAAGCAATTAAGAGGAACACTTGAGTAAAATCAGAAATAACAGACAATAAGGACCTTAGAAATATAGGTATGATATTGGTTGCGGTACACGAGGTATACTGAAGCCATGTATGATAGATATATTCAACTAGGACCGCAACGGAGACTAGAAgtggtctgcggtacctatcaattcaaaagGAATTGCAAGTccagattcatcattcctaacatttgtagaAAATTGCCGAGTTTTGTTGAGTCAAGTGCTTTAGTAAACacatcaacaatctcttcatcagtgttaacaaaaattagttcaatgttaccttttagaatgtgatctttgataaaatgatattgtaGTTCAATATGCTTCGTCTTAGAGTGATGAATATGATTGTGGGAAATCGCTATAGTACTCTACGAGTCACAGTAGATTGGTATCCGTAGCATCCTATATCCGTAGCATCCTGTATCCGTAATCCATAAGTTGAGTTTTCATCCACAAGACTTctgaacaacagctggctgcggccacatattcagcttctacGGTAGACAATGACACACAATTTTGTTTCCTTGATGACCAGTTGAGGACTCTTCcaccaagaaattgacagccaccagaaGTGCTTTTTCTATCCAATCTGCATCCAGCATGATCCGCATCAGTGAATAATTGAAGACTAAAGTCGTTCCCTGCGGGATACCAGAGGCCTAGAGCTTCGTTTCCCTTCAAGTATCTGAGAATTTTCTTAACTGCGGTCATGTGTGATACTTTCGGATCGGCCTGGTATCTTGTGCATAAGCCTGTTGCGAGGACAATATTTGGtatgcttgcggtgaggtacatcaatgaGCCAATCATTCATCTATAAGTCTTGTGGTCTACTGATTCTCTGGAAGGATAAGCGgaaatcttatatccgaaggccatatgGACCTTGGTAGAGGAGCAgttgtccattgagtatttcttcagcAGTTCAAAGGAGTATTTCTCCCGATggatgaatatcccttgagggacttgtttcacttgaactcctagaaagaaattaatctctctattcatgctcatttgaaacttgttggtcatgagctttccaaattcatccaccatcccCTGATCAGTtgatccaaagatgatatcatccacatatatttgtacaagcatacgGTGATAACCGTTcacttttcaaaataaattgggtcaatcactcctcttttgtatccaTACAAGACAAGAAATTCTAAGAGAGTCTCGTACCACACCCTTCGGgcttgctttagaccataaactgctttcTCAAGCTTGTAACAGTGATccggaggttgttgaagataaacctcctcTTTTAATTCACCACTCAAGAAGGCActctttacatccatttgatgtgcTTTGATGTTCTTGTGAGTATCATACGCCAAGAATATGTGGATGGCCTCCATCCTGGCTACGGGGGCGtatgtttcatcataatcaacaccttcaagttgactatacccCTTAGCGACTAGTCTCGCTTTGTTTCTGAtgaccgcaccagattcatccaatttattcttgtacacccatcttgtaccaacaatagtgtgATCTTTTGGCTTCAGAACAAGTTGCCAccctttgtttctttcaaattctgtcAATTCCTCTTACATTGTGGATATCTAGTCGGGCTCCATTAAGGCTTTTTTGATGGTTCTGGGCTCGATCGAGGACATAAACGTTGCATAGTGAAAGTGATCAGTTAAACCTTTAGAGGATCAAGTTTGAATACCTGCGAATGGATTTCCGATGATTTGACCCGGTGGGTGGTCCTTTGTCCATACATGAAGATGAGGTTGCAGATGATCAACAGTTGCGGTGGAGGGAACGTCTTCAATATCAGAAGACTCTGCGGTTGGAGATAGCacttccccctggatttgagagcATCCCGCAGAATTGTGTTGAACTATGGGAGTAGATCAGCATTTTCTTGAGCAGTTGAGAAAGGTTCCCCATAGATTGCGGAAGGGATTTAGCCTTGAACTTGAGATGGTTCCCCTGTATTGTTAAGAGAGTGATAATCCTTAGATCGGTTCTTGTGTCAATGTTCTCTATATCTTCATCGTTTGAGTCTAATGAAACAATTGATGGGAGAGTGACCTTGCGGGTAGGAATCGGATATGCTTCCTATGCACTGGAACCTTAATGGTTGTCATCTGATTAGAAGTTGAACATTCCCCCTCAACCGGTGAGGTGGAAGTGTTGAGTGACACCTCATCGAATAGAGTAGGACCAAAAACTGCGGCATGCTGCTGTTGAGCTTCCGGAGACACCAGAATTTCGGATAGTTGAGCAGTCTCTATAGGATTGAAAATATCATCATAGTTTATTTCAACTATGTTTAGAGGATCCGAAGAGGCCGGGATATCACTTTCCAGGATTGCTTTTGTTTCTATTGACGGAGTAGTGTTGTGGATGTAATAGTCATCGAATTTGACATCGAAGCTTTCGACTATTAGTCTTGTGCGTCTGATGAGAACCCTATAGGCTACTTTGTTATTTGAATAGCCAaggaaaattccttcatctgacTTCGGTGCAAACTTGTTAAGATTATCCTTGATGTTGATCACAAAGCATCTACATGCAAAGATGTGAAAGAATCAAACATTTGGTTTGCGGTTATTAAGGCCCTCATACGGAGTTTTGTTGAGACGTTGGCAGAAAATGCTTTGGTTTTGGACAAAGCATGTTGTCACcactgcttcggcccagaagtagagaggaagattTGCAAAGTTGAGCATAGATGTGGCTGCTTGCACCAGAGTACGGTTTCTTCGCTCTACTACTTCATTCGGTTGCGGTGTGTAAGGAGTTGAGAAATTGTAACTAATACCTTTTGAAACCAAGAAACTGTTCAGGAGATGGttagtgaactcggttccattatcacttcggatgcGGCGTACTGGTAATTTGATTTGAAGTTCAATCTCTTTGGTGAAATTGATCAGAAGCTGCGGTGTTTCGGACTTGAGTCTCAAGAAAAAGACCCATGTGAAatgagtgaagtcatcaactataattggtatgtatttcttgtgatgGAGACTGGCTACGGTAGATGGACCGTAGCGATCAATATGTAAAAGTTCCATTGTTTCAGAAATAGAAGAATCAATCACTATAGAATGGCTTGCTTTGGACTGTTTGCCACACTCGCACGCAGAGCAAAGAGTTTCGTTGTTGTACTTCAGAATGGGGAGACCTCGGACGAGTTCTCCGGTGACAATGTTGTTGATATATCGGAAGTTCAGATGAGCTAGTTTGCGATTCTGTAACCAGCTGACCTCGGATATTGCTTTGGACAGAAAGCATAGCTGCAGTTTCCTAATACTCTGACAAATGTCCAAAGGATGTATGGTGCGTTCGGACGTAGATTTGATCAAGCAGGTGcttctatcacttgtcattaTGTAGCAGTAGTCATTGTTAAATTCAACCTGATGGCCTGCTTTACATACTTGgcatacactgatgagattgtgtttgagaccttttacataagcaaccttttggaTAGAGAAGTTCCCTATAGTAAGCACATCGTAACATCGTATTATTCCATTCACATTGTTTCCGAATGTAACATTCCCATCGGttcatataggcctgaaatcccgaagataTTCTAACCTTCTGGTCATGTCCAAGGAGCAGACACTATCTATTAACCACTCCTTTTCTTGATCCTCCTTACACATTACCTGAAAATTACACTGTTAGTTTGGGCACCCAAACAAGTTTGAGCCCGGGGCTATAGGTGGGTTTTTCATAGATGCATGAACTGAGGTTATAGGGACAGGTTTCGTGTCAGCTTTGAATCCTAGACCTAGGTGTTGGAGAACTTTTGGAGTGTTGTTAGATTTTGAAAAGTTATGTGATTTTTGAACAGTGCGAGGTTTTTGAAAAGTATGAGGTTTTTGACAAGTACAAGGGTTTTGAAAGGTACGAGGTTTTTGGAAATTGTGAGTTTTTTTAGAAGAACGAGGTGGGGCTCAAAATGATCTCTTTTGAcgatgaaatcctaatgatagaGTGTGGGATTAGTCTTGTGACCAGTCCAAAATTGAGACTTAACATTGATACCCTTGGGATTTGAAAAAGTATGGTCTTGAAAAATGTGAGTATGTGAAAATCTCCGAGGTTGTGTCTTTCTGAAAAGTTTAGGGGACTTAAAATGTGTTGGAGTTGGTAAAATCCCCTTCCATTTAGGATCGTATAAGGAATAGATCAGAAAAGCATTGCTTTGAAAAGACTTTACTTGCTTTTGGGTTTTGTAAGAAGACTTTGAAAAGATTTTGTACATTACTTTTTGCTCGATTTCTTGACTGTCGTGTTTTTAGAAAAATAGTTTTAGAAAACAAGTTTTTCTGGactctcgggttttgaaattttgaCTTgtcttttgtttttcaaaaaaatatccTGCTTTTTACCACGAGATTAAAGTTCCTCTTTGAAGGCCATTTTTTCCTGAGTTTTTGGAGAACCGCAATCATTGAGGTTCAACTGCGGTTTTTTAGAATACTTAGATTGCTTTTGAAAACGAGGACTTGATTCAACTGAACTAGAAAGTTCAGGATTCTAAGAACATTGACCATACTCAAAAGCTCTCTATAGGCAACACATGATGAATTGGTTGAATGGTCACTAAACTCTTAACTGCGGTCTGCGGTAAGAAAGATTGAACTACCGCAGAGTAAGACTGAGTTGATTTCTTTATGGGACAATTGATGAGAGGCAGTTGGTCAGACTGCGGTTTTGGACTGCAGTGAGATATACTACGGCCCGAAGGTAGAGGTGGGAAGTTCACAAGAACATCGGGTTCTTCCataacaatttcttcatcaacaactgaTGAAGTCTGAGAGTCGGGACAAATTGTGCCAGATATAGGAATTGATCACTTGAGTGACTCGAAAATTCAAAGAAGAATTTCCTCAATAACATAATTATTACTCAGATTATGAAGTCGACCAAAATGAGCTCTGATGTCCTCTGGAAAGGTTTTGTCATTGACTGGGAAATGGAACTCTCGGTCCAGAGGGACATAGGGATGGTCTTTGTTAAATCGATGTGATGAATCCTTTAAGGTGGAGTACCCATTAGAGCAACCCCAATTGTATGTGTTATCTATGGTTCCATTATTCACAAGATtctcaatagcttcactttcattaaacaacttTTCTATTAGAAGATTTAAGCGTACATTTTCATTTTGAGCTAAACTCTTTGATTCAAAGCTATTCCTAACTGTGTTTCACATAACATTCTAGCATGCTTTTCTAGCACTAGATCTTTTTCTAACAAAGATACTTTGAGTCTCTTGTCTTCCAGTTGTCCTCTTacatgaaacatctcttgggaTGCTATATTCATCTCATAtagggctttgttatagtctaaAAGGACGGCAACACAAGTTTCATTAAGGTTGTCTATGAATGGTttacaatcatgcatgctataattattagcttggatcatgagttttacttgCTCAAagatgcttagagttccatcctttgccatgtagcagtattTCTTTTCCAGCTTGGTTGACCCATCCTCATCCGCAGTTGCTATCATGTAGATTTTGCCTTTACCCTTGATGTTTTTGACATATTTATCTTCATATCCGGATGACCACACTCGATGCCCTCTCTTGACTTAGGCTACGTATGCCCTTGCTTTCTCTTTTCCATCCatctcttgagccattctaaggtagaatgatCGGACTTTCATGACATTAGCTTTGCAATATTTAGCAAAGTGGTTTtccttgttgcacttgtgacaaaTTACAACATCAGTTTCTCTTCTGCGAAGGTAACAAAGTCAGTTGGCTTTACAGGCTACGGAGCCTCTTTGGATTGAGTGTTCTGAGGTTGTGGTGATG
The genomic region above belongs to Lactuca sativa cultivar Salinas chromosome 4, Lsat_Salinas_v11, whole genome shotgun sequence and contains:
- the LOC111883059 gene encoding uncharacterized mitochondrial protein AtMg00810-like — translated: MTAVKKILRYLKGNEALGLWYPAGNDFSLQLFTDADHAGCRLDRKSTSGGCQFLGGRVLNWSSRKQNCVSLSTVEAEYVAAASCCSEVLWMKTQLMDYGYRMLRI